The region CTCCTGGTAAATTTTCCAATTCCTGTCATGTTATTAAATAATCCTTAGCAATGAAGTAGCTTAAAATAATTTTTGCTATATCTTTTTTTATTCCTAAATCCTCTAATATGCCAACGTTATTGACTTCTCTAATAGAAATTGAATTATCTTTTTTAAAAGGAATATTAATTGATTGATTTTTTTCTAACTTTAAATTTAAATCAATGTTGTTTAAATCTGCACCCGTTTTAAGACGTGCTTGTTTTATTATTTCCAATAATTTAGTGCCTTTTTTAATTTCATATGAGTCAGGATACTCTATTGCGCCTGATATTCCTATTGTTATTATTTCATTTTTGTTTTTGATAAATAATTTATTGTTATTTTTTATATTTGAAATGTATTTATTAATTCCTATTGACATTAGTATTATTATTGATGCTGATGAAAATAATCCTAGTCCCAAAAAAATTTTTCGTTTATTCATTCATCCCTCCATCTTTATCTTAAATTAAAGAATTTTATTATTGATGAAAATGGGAAAAATTAGCGAAAAAACCGTTTTTGATTTTATATAAAAAAATAAAAAACGCAAAGCGTTTTTTATTATTCTCAGATTGCGTTGTGTCAAACTTCTTGGACGTCTTCATCGTCTTCTAAAAAGTCAACAAATTGTTCAATTTGGCTTGCTTTTTCTTCATCTACTTCAATTTCGGTATTTGGGATATATGTAACTTCAGCTGTTGTATAATTTTCAATTTTGAATGTTTCATCTAATGATTGTTTTACTTTTTGAAATGCTGAAGGGCTTGTAATTATTGTATAAGTTCCATCTTCATTTCTAAAATCTTCTGCTCCCGCATCTAAAACTGTCATCATGGTTTCTTCTTCACCAGAAACATTACTTGGAAATTCAATTAAACCTTTTTGATCAAAAACATATGGTATTATTCCTTGTTTTCCTAATTGACCATTGTGTTTTGAAAAGAAATGTTTGATATTTGAGCTTAAACGATTGAAATTATCTGTTAAACAACTTACAATAAAATTTACACCGCCAAATGCTGTACCTGAATATAAATAAGATTGATAGTTTGCAGCTTCTTTAGATCCTCCAGCTACTTTTGCAATAGCCTTTTCAATATTTGCTTTAGGCATACTTTTTGCCTTAGCCTTAGCAATTGCTAATTTTAGCGATGGGTTAGAGTCTGGATCTGGTCCGCCTAATGTTGCAGCAACAATAATTTCTTTTGAAAATTTTTGAAACATTTGGCTTCTTTTAGCATCAACTGCAGCCTTGTGATTTTTTGTGGTAGCTCACTTTGAGTGTCCTGACATATTTTCTCCTAAATTTGATAGATAAATATAGGATATTATACCAAAAATAACACTCTTATTTTAGTTATTTTATATAATAAGAATATGTATTTAATAAGAGGAGAAGATAGTTATTTAATAAATCAAGAATTACAAAAAATTATTGATTTAAAATTTGAAAATCAAGATGATTATTCAGTAATCACTTACAATGAATCTATTGATTTAGAACAACTATCAGATGATATATTTAACCAATCATTATTTTCTTTTAAAAAACAAGTCATAGTTTTAAAAAACATTGATTTTTTTAATTCTAAGAAAAAAAATGACAATAAAAAAATGAACGATTTTTTACAATTGCTTGAAAAAGGGCAAGATAACAATTTAATATTTATTTTGCAGGATATTAAAAAAAATGATATTTCTTTTAATCCTTCGTTGGCTTATAAAAAAATTGAATATATTTCAAAAATAATTGAAATTAAAAAACCAAGTGATAAGGATGTATATAACTATATAAAGGAATATATTTTAAAAAATGGAGGCAATATATCTTCAACTACATTACTTGATTTTTTGTCAATGTTTCCTAATGATTTACAACAAATCATTAATGAAGTAGATAAATTGCTATTGCAAAATAAAAATATTGATATGTTGTTGATCAATAATTCAAATATTATTTCTTCTGACAACATTGAATTTAATTTATCAAATTGTATTTTAAAACAAAAAAGCATTGATATTATAGAAGCAATAGATGAACAAAAGAAATATGGTAATGGTGCTAGTGAAATTCTAAGCCAAATAAGTTATTTGTTTTATCAAATTTATTGCACGTATTTGTTGATGGAAAATACTAGTGATAATGAATATATATCAAAAACTTTATCAATACATTCATATAGAATCAAGTTGTTTATGTCGTATATAAAAAGAACAAACAAGCATAAATTAAAGGAATTAATAGAGTTACTTGCTGATATAGATATAGCAATTAAATCAGGATTATTAGATGAAGAAAATGCCTTAAATAAATTTATTTTATTTTACATAGAAATATAAAGTTGGTGTTATGAAAAAAATTTCTATTTATGAACTTAATTTAAGCACTTTTAATAATAAAAAGGGTTTAAACAAGTATTTGTCAATTATTGAAAAAATTGAATATTTAAAATCATTAAATATTGATATTATAGCAATTGATGATATATTATTGAAATGCTATGAAATCAATAGAAATTATGAATTTAATGATTGATCGAATTTGCAAGATTTTAAAAAATTAGTTGAACTTTGTTTGGCAAATAACATTAAAATAATGCCAACAATCAATATTGCAAAATTAAAAAAAAGTATTATTGCAAAAAAGCATTTAATTTCTATTTATCGAAACAAAAGCAGTGAAAATGAATCAAATAAAAATGATATTGAATCTTATTTATTAACCCAAGAATTTCTAGTTCCTACCATTGAAAATATTTCAAATTTAAGCGTTTTCTTAAAAGAAATTATTAGTTTTTATAGTGTATTAGGCATTAAGGGATTTATTCTTGAAGATTTTGAATTCTTAATCAATAAAAAAACAAATAACATGAAGTCAAAATTTAGTTTTTTATTAGATATATATAGAATTATCAAACACATAAATTTTAGTTCTATGGTTATTTGAAAAACAAAGCAATATAATGATTTTTTAAACATAATTGATATTGCCAATCAAAACGATTTAATATTTTTTGATTATATTTATTTAACTCATTTATCTGACATAAATTTAAAAAATTCATGAGATTGAATTAAATTCAATAAACTAAATGTAAAAAAATTATTTGAATTGTGAAAACCTTTTTGCAATAATGAGCAATATATACTTTCTTTATCATCAAATTATAGCGGCTGGGTTGTAAACAAATACGGAGATAATTTATCATTTTATAAAGAGAGTGCGAAATCTCTATTAATGTTTTTAATGCTTGCAAAAAATTCTTATAGTTTATACAATGGCGATGAATTAGGAATTCTTGGTACTGATTCAAATAATATTTTTAATTTAAATAACATTAATTTTAACGAAGAAAAAAGATTTTATCAATCTAGGAATATTTCTAGTCAAAAATATATTGAGTCTCAAATTAAATTCAATCCAATAACACTACAAATAGAATTTCCATGGACTAATAACATTCAAAATTTAGATTTTATACAGCCAAAATTGCGTAACAAAATTAATGTTGAACAACAGTTAACCAGTAAAGATAGCACATTTAATTTTTATTCAAATTTAGTTAGAATTTTAAACAAATCTAAATATTCAATTTATTTTAAGGGTTTTCCAAAAGTTTTACTTTGCAATAATTTAATAAGTATTGAATATAGTACTAGTGAAAATAAAAAACTTTTAATTTTATTAAACTTGAATTCATTTCCAATAAAATCATATATATGAAATCAATATCTAATTCTTTCAAGTTCTTATACAAATAAATACTATTCAAGTATTCCGGAATATTTAAGCCCATATGAATGTTTAATTTTAATTAAAGATAATAATTAATTAGTTTATAATTTTTAATATATTTTATTTATTTAATAATAAAGGAGTCTTATGCAACTACAATTCGATGCATCACAAGTAGCAAAGGAACAAAAGGCGTCAACAGTTGGTTCTGCAATTGTTTATACACTTTTAGCTATAGTTTTGGCTGCCGTCTTAGCTTTTTTAATTTGAAAATTAATTAAAAATAAAGTTTTAAAGAAGAGAGCTCAAAAAGTGGAAATGCAAAAACAAAAAGAAACGTTAGCACTATTTTATCAATATATTTTAAGCTTTTATGAAGTTATAAAATTTACAAACCAAGAACTTAAAAATTTTGAAGTTTCAATAAGCACTCATCCAATGGGTGAAATTAAAGAAGGCGCTAAAAGGTTACTATATCGTTTAATTACAAGAGATGATTTTTCATATTCATTTGTTAAAAATGAACAATACAAAACCTTTGTAAAACACGCCGAATTAATAAACATTACAAATTGCAACTTATGAGATAAAAAAATACCTGAAACAATCAATTATTTTAAAGAACAATATGAATTAGTCCCTTTAGGAAAAACAAGAGATGACTATATACAATTAGTTCAAAAATCAATATCTGAAAGATTTTATAATGAAAAATAAAAGTCAAAAGAAACAAAAGATAATAGTCTCTAAATTTGGTGTTGCAAATTGATTAACAGTTTTAAGAATGTTGCTAATGATTCCTTTTATTGTTTTTCTTTCAACCTCATTTGGTTTAATTTTAAATGGTGTTCAACTTTCTTACAAAACCAATAAAGGAATAGTGCTATCCATTTTATATTGAATAAATGTTGCAATTTTTATTATTGCAATGATAACTGATTTCTTAGATGGATTTTATGCAAGAAAAACAAAAACCGTATCTTCATTTGGAAAAATATTTGATCCAATTGCAGATAAGGTCGCAACTACATTGATGTTATTATTCCTAGCAACATATAATTTTGTTTATATACCTATTGTAATTTTGTTTATTATAAGAGACATAATTGTTGATGGTACTAGAGTATATGCTATAAAGAAAAACATTGAAGTATCAGCAAATTGATTTGGTAAAATTAAAACCATTTTAGTTTCATTAGCGTTAGTAGTGATTTCAATAGGAGTTCCTTTTATATCAGATAAATCAGATTATAAATATATACTATTTTATTTCAATATACCTTTAATAATAGGACTATTATTAGCGTGAATTAGCGGCATTATCTATATTATTAAATATACAAAAGGAATTAATAAAGAATTGCTTCAATCATATACAAAAAATGATTCAGATGCAACAAATAAAAATAATCAAGATCAAATTAATAATAATAATAATAAATCAAATCAAGATTCTAGCCCATCGCCTAATTGCTAATTTCAAATAAAATTTAAAATGTAACTCAATTGTTACATTTTTTATATTCTTTTCAATAAAATCTCTCAATTATTATTGATTAAATTTATAATTTAATTAAAATACGTTTAAAAAATTTATAATTCTAAATATATTTTAAATGCGAGGTACTTGCAATGAAATCAAAGAAAATAAACTTATTAAAATTATTATTAACATCGTCAGTTGCAATTTCGTGTGCAATATTACCTGTTTCTTGTTCTTTATTATCTAATGATAATGATAAAAAAATAACAATAAAGAATTATGAATTTAATAATTTATCAAGTGAATACACAATTGAATCTAAAAAATTAAATTTATCATTTGTTAATGATGGCAATGTTCCATATGTTAATTTACTACAAATGATAAATTCATTAGATGGATTTTTTGATAAAAACTATATAAATTTTTCGACAAATATTTTATTCTCTGAATTAAAAATTACAACTAAATTCGGATATATTTCATTTAACTGAAAAACAAATAAAATTACTATGCCAAACACTTATTATGAATATATAACAAAAAGCCCAGGAAAGACTAATTTCAACAAATATTTGAAATCCAAATCATATTATTCAAAAGATTTTAATAAAAATACAATTGTTATAGATTTAAAAAAATATAATTTTGACATTTTATATCATAACGGTAATGTTTTGCTGCCATTAGCAATATTTAATTTGTTATTTTGCTCAACTAATTATTACAATTTGTATTTCAATGGTAACAAAATCTATGGGTGCGATTTTGACATAAAATCTAATGTGCAAGAAATTCCTCAAATTAGAAATGGCAAATTTCAAAACTCACTTATTCCCAATGATATAGTTGAAGCAAAATTTAACTTCACTGCTTTACTAATTGATTATTTTTACGGCCTTAAAGAAAATAATAATATTAATAGTTTTTATTCTACAATTTCAAATGAACAAAAGCAAAGAATGCTTAGTCAAAATCCAGTTATTTCAACAAAGGAATATATAAAATATTTATACAATTTAAATGATTTACACACTTGAGTTTCAATGCCTTCATTTTATAATCGCAAGGATTCTAGCATTGCAAAAGATTTCTATGAATATACCACAAATAAAAGAGAAAGAATTTATCAATCTACAATAAAATATTTAAAAAATAATAAATTAAATAATTGAGTAATTCAAACAAGCAAAGAAAACAGAGAATTATTCGAAAAATATGGTGTTAGATTCATTTCGAACAATACCGCAGTAATTTCATTTAACTCATTTAAAACCTTTCAAAATTTAAATGATAATTCTACTAATAAAGGATTTAGTGAAGACACATATTTGGGGTTTGCTAATGCTATGAAATTAATCAAGAAAAACCTAAGAAATATGAAAATAAAAAACATTATTGTAGATTTATCAACCAATGGTGGTGGCGATATGGGTGCTATGCAAAGGGGGTTGGGTTTTATCACAGATGAACCAATATTAAACAAAACATATAATCGTTTAAATGAAGAAATAAATATTAGATCTGTTGAAGTTGATACAGATGGCGATGGAAATTACAAAAATGATGCTTATTCTGAATACAATTGATATCTTTTAACTGGAGTAAACACTTTTAGTGCTGCAAATACCTTTACTTCAATTTTTAAAGAAATGAAATTAGGCAAGATAATAGGACAAAAAACAGGCGGCGGTGCAGCATCAATTTTACCTGTTGTGTTGCCGGATGGAACTTCAATAGTAATAAGTTCTAATAATTTATCTGTAACTATGAAAAATAATACAATTAAATCTATTGAAGGTGGAATAGAACCTGATATTTACTTAGAATACAAAGATTTTTATAATGATCAAAAATTATTAGAAATAATAAAAAATAAATAAATCAATACTTATCATCATTTTTATGTAAATTGAAATTCATATTGTTCAATGTTTAAAAATATTCAACAAAAACAAGATAAGAGTTTTTAAACAATTATCTTGTTTTTGTATGAGAATATACAACAAAAAAATAACTAAAATAGAAATGTATATTTCACAGTAAATAAATTTTTCAAATTAATCAACCTTGTTGAATTTAAAACATCAAACCTGCCTAAAACATTGAGTCAATTACCAAACTTTAATTTTTTCTAATTTCTTAAAAAATCAAAAATGGAATTTTTAACAGGCTATTGCAATTTCAAAATGCTTTTTAGGTACAACGCATTTTTAGTAATATAAAAATGAATTTCATTAATATAAACAATTAGATAATAATTAAAATAAAAAACCTTTCATAATAATTTTATCTATTAAGAAAGGTTTTTTATAATTACTAATTTTTAATAATTAATGTTAGCAATAATTTTTATTTAGCACTTTTTTTAGCATTATTTATTGCTTTAAAAACTTTTGGCAGTTGAGACATTAAAACATTTTTTAAATCTTTACTATAAATATTTGTGATTAGTTGCTTAAATATCAATATTATTCCTTTAAATTCATTAAAAATAATTTCATATTCTTGTTTTGTTATTTTCTTTAAATCTGCCATATCATTTAATTTCTTTTTTAAATCATTGC is a window of Metamycoplasma hominis ATCC 23114 DNA encoding:
- a CDS encoding MAG0490 family ComEA-like DNA-binding protein, yielding MNKRKIFLGLGLFSSASIIILMSIGINKYISNIKNNNKLFIKNKNEIITIGISGAIEYPDSYEIKKGTKLLEIIKQARLKTGADLNNIDLNLKLEKNQSINIPFKKDNSISIREVNNVGILEDLGIKKDIAKIILSYFIAKDYLITWQELENLPGVGEKTLTILKNHLVI
- a CDS encoding YebC/PmpR family DNA-binding transcriptional regulator; protein product: MSGHSKWATTKNHKAAVDAKRSQMFQKFSKEIIVAATLGGPDPDSNPSLKLAIAKAKAKSMPKANIEKAIAKVAGGSKEAANYQSYLYSGTAFGGVNFIVSCLTDNFNRLSSNIKHFFSKHNGQLGKQGIIPYVFDQKGLIEFPSNVSGEEETMMTVLDAGAEDFRNEDGTYTIITSPSAFQKVKQSLDETFKIENYTTAEVTYIPNTEIEVDEEKASQIEQFVDFLEDDEDVQEVWHNAIWE
- the holA gene encoding DNA polymerase III subunit delta, encoding MYLIRGEDSYLINQELQKIIDLKFENQDDYSVITYNESIDLEQLSDDIFNQSLFSFKKQVIVLKNIDFFNSKKKNDNKKMNDFLQLLEKGQDNNLIFILQDIKKNDISFNPSLAYKKIEYISKIIEIKKPSDKDVYNYIKEYILKNGGNISSTTLLDFLSMFPNDLQQIINEVDKLLLQNKNIDMLLINNSNIISSDNIEFNLSNCILKQKSIDIIEAIDEQKKYGNGASEILSQISYLFYQIYCTYLLMENTSDNEYISKTLSIHSYRIKLFMSYIKRTNKHKLKELIELLADIDIAIKSGLLDEENALNKFILFYIEI
- a CDS encoding glucan 1,6-alpha-glucosidase, whose translation is MKKISIYELNLSTFNNKKGLNKYLSIIEKIEYLKSLNIDIIAIDDILLKCYEINRNYEFNDWSNLQDFKKLVELCLANNIKIMPTINIAKLKKSIIAKKHLISIYRNKSSENESNKNDIESYLLTQEFLVPTIENISNLSVFLKEIISFYSVLGIKGFILEDFEFLINKKTNNMKSKFSFLLDIYRIIKHINFSSMVIWKTKQYNDFLNIIDIANQNDLIFFDYIYLTHLSDINLKNSWDWIKFNKLNVKKLFELWKPFCNNEQYILSLSSNYSGWVVNKYGDNLSFYKESAKSLLMFLMLAKNSYSLYNGDELGILGTDSNNIFNLNNINFNEEKRFYQSRNISSQKYIESQIKFNPITLQIEFPWTNNIQNLDFIQPKLRNKINVEQQLTSKDSTFNFYSNLVRILNKSKYSIYFKGFPKVLLCNNLISIEYSTSENKKLLILLNLNSFPIKSYIWNQYLILSSSYTNKYYSSIPEYLSPYECLILIKDNN
- a CDS encoding MHJ_0274 family protein, which produces MQLQFDASQVAKEQKASTVGSAIVYTLLAIVLAAVLAFLIWKLIKNKVLKKRAQKVEMQKQKETLALFYQYILSFYEVIKFTNQELKNFEVSISTHPMGEIKEGAKRLLYRLITRDDFSYSFVKNEQYKTFVKHAELINITNCNLWDKKIPETINYFKEQYELVPLGKTRDDYIQLVQKSISERFYNEK
- the pgsA gene encoding CDP-diacylglycerol--glycerol-3-phosphate 3-phosphatidyltransferase; this encodes MKNKSQKKQKIIVSKFGVANWLTVLRMLLMIPFIVFLSTSFGLILNGVQLSYKTNKGIVLSILYWINVAIFIIAMITDFLDGFYARKTKTVSSFGKIFDPIADKVATTLMLLFLATYNFVYIPIVILFIIRDIIVDGTRVYAIKKNIEVSANWFGKIKTILVSLALVVISIGVPFISDKSDYKYILFYFNIPLIIGLLLAWISGIIYIIKYTKGINKELLQSYTKNDSDATNKNNQDQINNNNNKSNQDSSPSPNC
- a CDS encoding S41 family peptidase, with product MKSKKINLLKLLLTSSVAISCAILPVSCSLLSNDNDKKITIKNYEFNNLSSEYTIESKKLNLSFVNDGNVPYVNLLQMINSLDGFFDKNYINFSTNILFSELKITTKFGYISFNWKTNKITMPNTYYEYITKSPGKTNFNKYLKSKSYYSKDFNKNTIVIDLKKYNFDILYHNGNVLLPLAIFNLLFCSTNYYNLYFNGNKIYGCDFDIKSNVQEIPQIRNGKFQNSLIPNDIVEAKFNFTALLIDYFYGLKENNNINSFYSTISNEQKQRMLSQNPVISTKEYIKYLYNLNDLHTWVSMPSFYNRKDSSIAKDFYEYTTNKRERIYQSTIKYLKNNKLNNWVIQTSKENRELFEKYGVRFISNNTAVISFNSFKTFQNLNDNSTNKGFSEDTYLGFANAMKLIKKNLRNMKIKNIIVDLSTNGGGDMGAMQRGLGFITDEPILNKTYNRLNEEINIRSVEVDTDGDGNYKNDAYSEYNWYLLTGVNTFSAANTFTSIFKEMKLGKIIGQKTGGGAASILPVVLPDGTSIVISSNNLSVTMKNNTIKSIEGGIEPDIYLEYKDFYNDQKLLEIIKNK